Below is a genomic region from Castanea sativa cultivar Marrone di Chiusa Pesio chromosome 2, ASM4071231v1.
GTCATGAAGCACCTGTTTATTCTATTTGTCCTCACCACAAGGAAAATATTCAGGTAAGACACATCATCTGTCAATGTTTGGATAGAAATTACTATATCGTGCAAAGAATAAGAGAGCATTTTTAAGGGATGAgcttaattttttcttctatttaataataaattttactgCAATACTAGTGATTGGTTGAGGAAATACTGGTGGTGCGTTGATATTGCTTTAGAGTCCATAATTTCAGAAGCCAACTTTGTTACAACAACCTAAAGTGAACTCCGGGGTACAGCATGAAAGATAATGgaataaaagtgttgtaattttgattttgatccgTGTCTTGAATTCTGTCTATATTATTAATAGAACTTAAAGCAAgactaagaaaataattttctgcTCAAATTTGAAGTTTGATGCGCCCTTCTCATGTCATTGTCTCTATCCAAATCTTTGCAGTTTATATTTTCAACAGCTGTTGATGGGAAAATTAAGGCTTGGTTGTACGACAATGTGGGCTCAAGAGTTGACTATGATGCTCCCGGACGGTGGTGCACCAGAATGCTCTACAGTGCTGATGGAAGCAGGTAAGTAAATAAAGAGCAACATTAGTAAGTTATCCTGTTTTATTTGTGTGTTTATTTTAACTGGTATATGAATTATATCTATCCTCTCTCAAATCTCAGATTGTTCTCTTGTGGGACGAGTAAAGATGGGGACTCTTTCCTAGTTGAATGGAATGAGAGTGAAGGAGCAATAAAGAGGACATATACTGGGTTTAGAAAGAAGTCTGCTGGTGTTGTGCAATTTGACACAACACGAAATCACTTTTTGGCTGCTGGTGAAGATAACCagataaagttttgggatatggACAGTAATAATGTTATCACTAGTATAGATGCTGATGGCGGGCTTCCTGTGAGTTTTGTAGATAGTTTCCATTTGAAGATACATTTAGTTTGAAGTCCACTCTTTGACATTGTTGTTGGGATACATGCAGGGTCTTCCTTGCTTGAAATTCAATAAGGAGGGAAATCTGCTTGTTGTTACTACGGCAGACAATGGGTTCAAGATTCTTGCAAATGCAGATGGTATCAGAACCTTGAGAGCAATTGAAGCTCGATCTTATGAAGCATCCAGAGCACCTACTGAGATGAAGGTCATTATCTTCCACCCCCcccaaagaaataaaattgcTTTGATGTATATTTGGTCAGAACTTGGTTTGTTGTATGTTCATGGATCAGGTATTTAGTTCTGCAATGGTTGGAAACATCAATCCGGTCATTACTAAAGTGGAATGCGTAGACAGAAGCTCTCCTCCCAGGCCTTCTCCCATCCTTGTATGCTATATTAATGACTTACGTCAATGATTGGGATTCTCTTCTGAAATATTAATTAATGATAACAATGACTGAATGACTATTGATTGGCTGGAATGAGCTCAAAATATTCAATGTAGTATTTTTTACAGGGGAGGAGATGCCATTTGGTCCAAAGACCAAATCTACAGCCATTGCCTTTTAGTGAAGTGATGTGATAGCCATAGCTGAAAGTTGCCATTTTAATTAAGTTGTCTTCTAggattttgaataattttgttgTATTTGCATTAAATCTGATCATTGTTTGTTGTAGAATGGAGTAGATCCGATCAGTAGAAGCGTAGAAAGGCAAAAAAGTTTAGATGATGTATCTGATAAAACCAAAGCTTGGGAGCTTGTTGAAATTGTTGAACCTGTTCAGTGTCGAGCAGTTACCATGCCAGATAGTACAGATCCTGATAACAAGGTTAGTTATTCTTTTATTTCTAACttttatattgattttaatttcatATCTTGATATAATAGATCTCATGCTATGAagtttgtaatttaaaaaaggCCTCATTTGTTTTTAGGTTGCTCGACTTCTTTATACAAATTCTGGTTTTGGCATTCTTGCACTTGGTTTTAATGGAGTCCAGAAGCTATGGAAGTGGAGCCGTAATGAACAAAACCCAAGTGGAAAGGTGATGGACATATGCTTACAAATATCTAAACATAGATGTAAATGTAAATGATGCATGATTGCATATATTTTCCTGTTAAGCTGTGAAAGGAACACTGtacatttatatatgtattatatgattatatttgcATAATTTATGCAGTATACTTATGGCAAATTACCATGAAAATCTTTCTGACTCTTTGGATTTGTAGGCCACTGCCAGCATTGTTCCACAACATTGGCTACCAAACACCGGTCTTGTTATGACTAATGATGTCCCAGAGAATTATGAAGAGGCAGTTCCGTGCATAGCACTCTCAAAGAATGATTCCTATGTAATGTCTGCCTGTGGGGGAAAAGTTTCACTGTTTAATATGATGACTTTTAAGGTAAATTAATTGTAATATGACACAATTATGCATGTAATACTGTGATCTTTTGTGCGATCTGTAGGTGTTGTGGATTTTGTTAGCATTAACTCAGTATTTATTTGGGTTGGAACTTGAAATTATGTTGATTTGCAGGTAATGACTACTTTTATGGCACCTCCACCAGCCTCAACCTTCCTTGCTTTTCATCCTCAAGATAATAACATCTTAGCTATTGGTATGGAAGACTCGACCATTCACATTTACAATGTTAGGGTGGATGAGGTAATTAATTTAAGCATCATCTTATGTCTCATGTCGTGGATCTGAATTGCTGTGTTGATCATCAGTTACAAGTTGACTGCTCTTCCTGTTAGgtcaaaacaaaattgaaaggtCACCAGAAGCGTATTACTGGTTTAGCTTTTTCCTCCAACCTTAATGTCCTGGTTTCAACAGGTGCTGATGCCCAGGTATGTTGCACTGTGATTCTTCTGTTTTATTCCGTCTTTATcaattttacttttgttgtttATGATTTTTGTTGCTTGCAAATGGGGGTGAGGTCTGATGTGTCTTGAAACAATAAGACCAAGCTGTGTAGATCAATAAATGTCTGTTTGTGCTTAGAGACatggttctttttttcttctaactTTCTTTTGTCCTGGATATATCTTGATATTCTTAGACTAATCTGATTATCAATACATTCTCTGAGACATCTAAGATTTAGACTGTTCAAACATTTCTTGCATCTCCATGCGCTTATCTCAGTGCAAGTCTTTGGATGTGTTTGGGtatcgcttattttgttgaaaactgaaaactgaaaactgaaaacttttgatgaaaaaaataatttctctgTTACTGTTCACGCTGAAAATACTGTGCATTTGTcttaatgcactgttcatgtcccatgaacagtgcaagaggtgctggtaaaaaaaagaaaaagaaatcgcAAAACGCAAAATGCTGTGGTGTAGACACAATCCAAACACAACCtttatagaatattttttttcttatttcttttctaaagATCTTGCTggtatgaaaataaatttcaccAGTGGTTCTTATGCCTTTTGATATGTTCCACCCCTTTTATTGTTGGAACTATTtcaatgaattatttttttcagaTTTGCTTTTGGAACTTTGAATCTTGGGAGAAGAGGAAATCAATTACAATTCAACTACCTGCTGGAAGGGTGCCTGTTGGTGACACTCGTGTGCAGTTCCACTCTGATCAAGTCCGCATGTTGGTGTGCCATGAGACTCAGCTAGCAGTCTATGATGCTTCCAAAATGGAACGAATTCGGCAGGTAAAAGCTGTCATTTAGAATAACAATCTATTTTTATGGGTGATTGGGCAATGAACtcactaaaatgatttttttactgCAGTGGGTACCACAAGATGTATTATCTGCACCCATATCGTGTGCCACATATTCCTGCAACAGCCAACTAGTTTATGCTTCTTTTGCTGATGGTAACATTGGAGTATTTGATGCTGATAATCTGAGATTAAGATGTCGTATTGCCCCATCCGCATACCTATCCCAGGCATCGTCCAACAGGTATTATTATACATTTAAATGTCTCTGCTCATGCAAAATGtgtgtttgtgaaaaaaaaaaacgtcgGCTGTTGGCGACGGTGAATAGTATTCTCATATCTGAACTTAACAATTCATAGTTTGAAATCAATATTGGTGTTTAATcctaatggtttttttttaaaaaaaaaaactctgtaaCAGCCAAACTCTATTCCCGCTAGTTGTTACTGCACACCCACAGGAGCCAAATCAATTGGCTGTTGGGATGACAGATGGATCTGTTAAAGTTATAGAGCCCTCAGAATCAGAGGGGAAGTGGGGAGTCGCAGTGCCTGTTGATAAT
It encodes:
- the LOC142624490 gene encoding topless-related protein 2 isoform X2, with translation MTSLSRELVFLILQFLEEEKFKETVHKLEQESGFLFNMKYFEEKALAGEWDEVEKYLSGFTKVDDNRYSMKIFFEIRKQKYLEALDRNDRAKAVEILVKDLKVFSTFNEELYKEITQLLTLENFRENEQLSKYGDTKSARSIMLVELKKLIESNPLFREKLVFPTLKASRLRTLINQSLNWQHQLCKNPRPNPDIKTLFTDHACSPQNGARAPTPVTLPVAAIAKPSTYVPLGVHGAFPPAAASANASALAGWMANANPPSSVQSANVAASSLSVPSNQVSVLKHPRPSSTPLGMIDYQNSDHEQLIKRLRTAQSVDDVTYPAPPQHVSWSLDDLPRTVACTIHQGSSVTSMDFHPSHQTLLAVGCSNGEIALWDVGLREKLVSKAFKICDYNACSPHCQAAFVRDSSISVSRVSWSPDGNLIGVAFTKHLVHLFAYQGPNDLRQHLEIDAHSGSVNDLAFSHPNKQLCVVTCGNDKLVKVWDLAGRILFCFEGHEAPVYSICPHHKENIQFIFSTAVDGKIKAWLYDNVGSRVDYDAPGRWCTRMLYSADGSRLFSCGTSKDGDSFLVEWNESEGAIKRTYTGFRKKSAGVVQFDTTRNHFLAAGEDNQIKFWDMDSNNVITSIDADGGLPGLPCLKFNKEGNLLVVTTADNGFKILANADGIRTLRAIEARSYEASRAPTEMKNGVDPISRSVERQKSLDDVSDKTKAWELVEIVEPVQCRAVTMPDSTDPDNKVARLLYTNSGFGILALGFNGVQKLWKWSRNEQNPSGKATASIVPQHWLPNTGLVMTNDVPENYEEAVPCIALSKNDSYVMSACGGKVSLFNMMTFKVMTTFMAPPPASTFLAFHPQDNNILAIGMEDSTIHIYNVRVDEVKTKLKGHQKRITGLAFSSNLNVLVSTGADAQICFWNFESWEKRKSITIQLPAGRVPVGDTRVQFHSDQVRMLVCHETQLAVYDASKMERIRQWVPQDVLSAPISCATYSCNSQLVYASFADGNIGVFDADNLRLRCRIAPSAYLSQASSNSQTLFPLVVTAHPQEPNQLAVGMTDGSVKVIEPSESEGKWGVAVPVDNGMQNGRTASPSIANNPAPEQLQR
- the LOC142624490 gene encoding topless-related protein 2 isoform X1; translation: MTSLSRELVFLILQFLEEEKFKETVHKLEQESGFLFNMKYFEEKALAGEWDEVEKYLSGFTKVDDNRYSMKIFFEIRKQKYLEALDRNDRAKAVEILVKDLKVFSTFNEELYKEITQLLTLENFRENEQLSKYGDTKSARSIMLVELKKLIESNPLFREKLVFPTLKASRLRTLINQSLNWQHQLCKNPRPNPDIKTLFTDHACSPQNGARAPTPVTLPVAAIAKPSTYVPLGVHGAFPPAAASANASALAGWMANANPPSSVQSANVAASSLSVPSNQVSVLKHPRPSSTPLGMIDYQNSDHEQLIKRLRTAQSVDDVTYPAPPQHVSWSLDDLPRTVACTIHQGSSVTSMDFHPSHQTLLAVGCSNGEIALWDVGLREKLVSKAFKICDYNACSPHCQAAFVRDSSISVSRVSWSPDGNLIGVAFTKHLVHLFAYQGPNDLRQHLEIDAHSGSVNDLAFSHPNKQLCVVTCGNDKLVKVWDLAGRILFCFEGHEAPVYSICPHHKENIQFIFSTAVDGKIKAWLYDNVGSRVDYDAPGRWCTRMLYSADGSRLFSCGTSKDGDSFLVEWNESEGAIKRTYTGFRKKSAGVVQFDTTRNHFLAAGEDNQIKFWDMDSNNVITSIDADGGLPGLPCLKFNKEGNLLVVTTADNGFKILANADGIRTLRAIEARSYEASRAPTEMKVFSSAMVGNINPVITKVECVDRSSPPRPSPILNGVDPISRSVERQKSLDDVSDKTKAWELVEIVEPVQCRAVTMPDSTDPDNKVARLLYTNSGFGILALGFNGVQKLWKWSRNEQNPSGKATASIVPQHWLPNTGLVMTNDVPENYEEAVPCIALSKNDSYVMSACGGKVSLFNMMTFKVMTTFMAPPPASTFLAFHPQDNNILAIGMEDSTIHIYNVRVDEVKTKLKGHQKRITGLAFSSNLNVLVSTGADAQICFWNFESWEKRKSITIQLPAGRVPVGDTRVQFHSDQVRMLVCHETQLAVYDASKMERIRQWVPQDVLSAPISCATYSCNSQLVYASFADGNIGVFDADNLRLRCRIAPSAYLSQASSNSQTLFPLVVTAHPQEPNQLAVGMTDGSVKVIEPSESEGKWGVAVPVDNGMQNGRTASPSIANNPAPEQLQR